The Salinibaculum sp. SYNS191 genome has a window encoding:
- a CDS encoding amidohydrolase encodes MAVTTDPDWLRTLRRDLHQRPEPAWCEFYTTARIVEEIERIGVDQLYVGPDAIDTDARLGVPSDDELAEWYDRALDAGADEDVLEQLEGGYTGAIAVLERGEGPTVALRIDIDGLPRAESDAPDHEPAAEGFRSKNEGAMHACGHDAHAAMGLGVLQAVKDSDFRGTFKLVCQPAEERIGGGKAIAESGHLDDVDTLIAVHIGLDHPTGEVVAGVDGFLAVAHFEARFAGEPAHAGGHPNRGRNAVQAMATAVQNLYAIPRHEDGATRINAGRVGGGTASNIIPEDAFIDAEVRGETTELMEYVREKAHQVVESAAEMHGCTVETETGGEAPSAESDEAVVERVLAAAEQTDGVDSILRRDDLGGSEDATYLMRRVQEHGGDAGYVGIGTDHPGGHHTATFDVDERSLDIGVEVLGRAVLSALDE; translated from the coding sequence ATGGCCGTCACGACTGACCCCGACTGGCTCAGAACACTGCGCAGAGACCTCCACCAGCGCCCGGAGCCCGCCTGGTGCGAGTTCTACACCACCGCCCGCATCGTCGAGGAGATAGAACGCATCGGCGTCGACCAGTTGTACGTCGGCCCGGACGCCATCGACACGGACGCCCGCCTCGGCGTCCCCTCCGACGACGAACTCGCCGAGTGGTACGACCGCGCGCTCGACGCTGGCGCGGACGAGGACGTTCTCGAACAGCTGGAAGGCGGCTACACCGGCGCAATCGCCGTCCTCGAACGCGGCGAGGGCCCGACCGTCGCGCTGCGCATCGACATCGACGGACTCCCCCGGGCGGAGAGCGACGCGCCGGACCACGAACCCGCCGCGGAGGGCTTTCGCTCGAAGAACGAGGGCGCGATGCACGCCTGCGGCCACGACGCCCACGCCGCGATGGGACTGGGCGTCCTGCAGGCGGTGAAAGACAGCGACTTCCGCGGGACGTTCAAGCTCGTCTGCCAGCCCGCTGAGGAGCGCATCGGCGGCGGCAAGGCAATCGCAGAGAGCGGCCACCTGGACGACGTCGACACGCTCATCGCCGTCCACATCGGACTGGACCACCCCACCGGCGAGGTCGTCGCGGGCGTGGACGGGTTCCTGGCAGTCGCCCACTTCGAGGCTCGCTTCGCCGGCGAACCGGCCCACGCCGGCGGTCACCCCAACCGCGGGCGCAACGCCGTCCAGGCGATGGCGACGGCCGTCCAGAACCTCTACGCGATTCCCCGCCACGAGGACGGCGCGACGCGGATCAACGCGGGCCGCGTCGGCGGCGGGACGGCGTCGAACATCATCCCTGAGGACGCCTTCATCGACGCCGAGGTCCGCGGCGAGACGACGGAACTGATGGAGTACGTCCGCGAGAAGGCCCACCAGGTCGTCGAGAGCGCCGCCGAGATGCACGGCTGTACCGTCGAGACGGAGACCGGCGGCGAGGCCCCCAGCGCCGAGAGCGACGAGGCCGTCGTCGAGCGCGTGCTGGCCGCGGCCGAGCAGACCGACGGCGTGGACTCGATTCTGCGACGCGACGACCTCGGCGGTAGCGAGGACGCGACCTACCTGATGCGACGGGTCCAGGAACACGGTGGCGACGCTGGCTACGTCGGCATCGGGACCGACCACCCCGGCGGCCACCACACGGCGACCTTCGACGTCGACGAGCGGTCGCTGGACATCGGTGTGGAGGTCCTCGGACGCGCCGTGCTGTCGGCCCTCGATGAGTAG
- a CDS encoding type IV pilin — translation MMGLHARQHEDRALTPVVGILLLLAITVLLGATTASFMIGLGADRVENGAPTAKFSVEYHGGSGNDSVTLKHESGQNVVTEHAYLDVTNAKCRAGGTTYTQTERLNLDADFDLPTSEMKAGMTVQIRPDTDFDGTAELCASGGTLDLSDSSVDIVWDAGSGSRFLYRWGGP, via the coding sequence ATGATGGGGTTGCACGCACGCCAGCACGAGGACCGCGCTCTCACGCCCGTCGTGGGCATCCTGCTGTTGCTCGCGATAACGGTGTTGCTGGGGGCGACAACGGCCTCGTTCATGATTGGACTCGGCGCGGACAGAGTCGAGAACGGGGCCCCGACCGCGAAGTTCAGCGTCGAGTACCACGGGGGCAGCGGCAACGACTCGGTCACGCTCAAACACGAGAGCGGGCAGAACGTGGTGACCGAGCACGCGTACCTCGACGTCACGAACGCGAAGTGCAGGGCCGGCGGCACCACCTACACGCAGACGGAACGGCTCAATCTCGACGCGGACTTCGACCTCCCGACATCAGAGATGAAGGCGGGAATGACGGTCCAGATTCGCCCGGACACCGACTTCGACGGCACCGCGGAACTGTGTGCGTCCGGCGGAACGCTCGACCTCTCCGACTCGTCGGTCGACATCGTCTGGGACGCCGGCAGCGGGTCCCGCTTTCTCTACCGCTGGGGCGGCCCCTGA
- a CDS encoding geranylgeranyl reductase family protein gives MTTHEVDVAVVGAGTSGCYAAATLANAGYDVVVAERKDEEEAGHIACGDALKGASDFPDAIPKSQIEPAFTNTDVDHGRFEIPQLDTAVDIPVPGELAVIDRWEYGRLLIEGAVDAGAEIHFDTVVKEVTQADDGRVEGLTAIREGDAVEYDADLVVDAAGSLSLLQDKTDFSEATFDTNVQYSQFCSAYREVVTVDEPVEWSDALVFKPTERAAGYLWYFPRTETEINVGLGFQMTEEPMHLVDDLRDDLREREEFEGATVDDKLGAALPTRRPYDSAVAPGYMAVGDAAGHVNPTTGGGIAGAAYAGKYAGEAAIEALEHGDPSEARLWEYNERVMDHFGARYAALDVYNIFTTATDVDDLMGLLAALPVRNLSEALYEGSTSVGLWLKLKTAIKSFGHWETIYDLYQTKNLADELLDHYETYPSDPSGFDRWRSERDDLMDRVYEVTGADAKY, from the coding sequence ATGACTACCCACGAGGTGGACGTCGCAGTCGTCGGTGCGGGCACGTCCGGCTGTTACGCCGCAGCGACGCTCGCGAACGCCGGGTACGACGTCGTCGTCGCCGAGCGCAAGGACGAGGAGGAGGCCGGCCACATCGCCTGTGGCGACGCCCTCAAGGGGGCCAGCGACTTCCCCGACGCCATCCCCAAATCCCAGATAGAGCCCGCCTTCACCAACACCGACGTCGACCACGGCCGCTTCGAGATCCCCCAGCTCGACACCGCCGTCGACATCCCGGTCCCCGGCGAACTCGCCGTCATCGACCGCTGGGAGTACGGCCGCCTCCTCATCGAGGGCGCCGTCGACGCTGGCGCGGAGATTCACTTCGACACCGTCGTCAAGGAGGTCACCCAGGCCGACGACGGCCGCGTCGAGGGGCTGACGGCGATTCGCGAGGGCGACGCCGTCGAGTACGACGCGGACCTCGTCGTCGACGCCGCTGGGTCGCTGTCCCTGCTCCAGGACAAGACCGACTTCTCGGAGGCCACCTTCGACACGAACGTCCAGTACTCGCAGTTTTGCTCGGCCTACCGCGAGGTCGTCACCGTCGACGAACCCGTCGAGTGGTCCGACGCGCTCGTGTTCAAACCGACCGAGCGCGCGGCGGGGTACCTCTGGTACTTCCCGCGGACCGAGACGGAGATAAACGTCGGCCTGGGCTTCCAGATGACCGAGGAGCCGATGCACCTCGTGGACGACCTGCGCGACGACCTCCGAGAGCGCGAGGAGTTCGAGGGCGCGACAGTGGACGACAAACTCGGCGCGGCACTGCCGACGCGCCGGCCCTACGACTCGGCCGTGGCACCGGGGTACATGGCCGTCGGCGACGCTGCGGGCCACGTCAACCCCACCACCGGCGGCGGCATCGCGGGGGCCGCCTACGCCGGCAAGTACGCCGGCGAGGCCGCAATCGAGGCACTGGAGCACGGCGACCCGAGCGAGGCGCGTCTCTGGGAGTACAACGAGCGCGTGATGGACCACTTCGGGGCGCGCTACGCGGCGCTGGACGTCTACAACATCTTCACGACGGCGACGGACGTGGACGACCTGATGGGTCTGCTCGCCGCGCTCCCGGTGCGGAACCTCTCGGAGGCGCTGTACGAGGGGTCGACCAGCGTCGGCCTCTGGCTGAAACTCAAGACCGCAATCAAGTCCTTCGGCCACTGGGAGACCATCTACGACCTCTACCAGACGAAGAATCTCGCGGACGAACTGCTGGACCACTACGAGACCTACCCGAGCGACCCCAGCGGCTTCGACCGCTGGCGGTCCGAGCGCGACGACCTGATGGACCGCGTCTACGAGGTCACCGGCGCGGACGCCAAGTACTGA
- a CDS encoding 2Fe-2S iron-sulfur cluster-binding protein gives MTEHTVSFVGTGEEITVAETETILSRCIEEGIAQEYSCRVGMCLACSAKIVSGEVTQPAARGLTDAEREEYALTCMARPQSDLELDRGKYPPSIEPEVASEQGSQNSTAAADD, from the coding sequence ATGACGGAGCACACCGTGTCGTTCGTCGGGACGGGCGAGGAGATTACCGTCGCCGAGACGGAGACGATTCTGAGCCGCTGCATTGAGGAGGGCATCGCCCAGGAGTACTCCTGCCGCGTCGGGATGTGTCTGGCCTGCTCGGCGAAGATAGTCTCCGGCGAGGTGACACAGCCGGCCGCCCGCGGTCTGACCGACGCGGAGCGCGAGGAGTACGCGCTCACCTGCATGGCGCGGCCGCAGTCTGACCTCGAACTCGACCGCGGGAAGTACCCGCCGAGCATCGAGCCCGAGGTGGCGAGCGAGCAGGGCAGCCAGAACAGCACCGCGGCGGCGGACGACTAG
- a CDS encoding NAD(P)/FAD-dependent oxidoreductase, with amino-acid sequence MSEPQEYQVTVVGGGPAGLTTALYTTRLGHDTALVDRGGGRAAMMADTHNVIGVTEETHGKEFLQTGLEQVKSYGADHYRDFVTDAERTDDGRFRLEGNDVTILTDRVVLATGFSDGHPNPPAPRTARGLHYCLHCDAYMFVDAPVYVMGTGNSAAYVAMIMLNFTDEVDVLLNGDEPTWDEDVGRQLRAHPVDVVDEEVTGIENDEDGWLEAMTFEDGTRREYRGGFAMYGSNYNTGLAEQLDCDINDDGTVAVDDHGNTSVEGVYAVGDVTPGHNQVPTAMGEGARAGIDIHYGLRKFPMSLEELEAAGELSRADAPGISERMRERARAHESNVGTGSVEAADD; translated from the coding sequence ATGAGTGAGCCGCAGGAGTACCAGGTAACGGTCGTGGGCGGCGGCCCGGCCGGCCTGACGACAGCACTGTACACGACCCGACTGGGACACGACACCGCGCTCGTCGACCGCGGCGGCGGCCGCGCGGCGATGATGGCAGACACGCACAACGTCATCGGGGTCACCGAGGAGACCCACGGCAAGGAGTTCCTGCAGACCGGCCTGGAACAGGTCAAGAGCTACGGTGCGGACCACTACCGGGACTTCGTGACCGACGCCGAGCGGACCGACGACGGCCGCTTCCGCCTGGAGGGCAACGACGTGACCATTCTCACCGACCGCGTCGTGCTGGCGACAGGATTCAGCGACGGACACCCCAACCCGCCCGCCCCGCGGACCGCTCGCGGGCTGCACTACTGCCTGCACTGTGACGCCTACATGTTCGTCGATGCCCCCGTCTACGTGATGGGGACGGGCAACAGCGCCGCCTACGTCGCCATGATTATGCTGAACTTCACCGACGAGGTGGACGTCCTGCTCAACGGCGACGAGCCGACCTGGGACGAGGACGTGGGGCGACAGCTCCGTGCCCACCCGGTCGACGTCGTCGACGAGGAGGTCACCGGCATCGAGAACGACGAGGACGGCTGGCTCGAAGCGATGACCTTCGAGGACGGCACCCGGCGGGAGTACCGCGGCGGCTTCGCGATGTACGGCTCGAACTACAACACCGGCCTCGCCGAGCAACTGGACTGTGACATCAACGACGACGGCACCGTCGCCGTCGACGACCACGGGAACACCAGCGTCGAGGGCGTCTACGCCGTCGGCGACGTGACGCCCGGCCACAACCAGGTCCCGACCGCCATGGGCGAGGGCGCGCGCGCGGGTATCGACATCCACTACGGCCTCCGGAAGTTCCCGATGTCGCTGGAGGAACTCGAAGCGGCGGGAGAACTCTCACGCGCGGACGCCCCCGGTATCTCCGAGCGGATGCGCGAACGCGCCAGAGCACACGAGTCGAACGTCGGGACCGGGTCCGTCGAGGCGGCCGACGACTGA
- a CDS encoding DUF7110 family protein, with protein sequence MTSRVYRLHSTLELPLDDVYEYFDSPELPPEIEDVDITRRNNTLIISAVPADDSISKYTPTAQLKASVTENRVYEEDPEEQEGAGPPTGRPNGGTPQWGAFEEEEEEIESELVEYACFKGDRETVLQNTALQFPMFQVLCEVALNAEKGALTAIAAVDEELEAFRIVDGERQAASITVTEDPTDDEGVDGVNWRDNKFISD encoded by the coding sequence ATGACCAGCCGCGTATACAGACTCCACTCGACACTGGAACTGCCGCTCGACGACGTGTACGAGTACTTCGATTCCCCGGAGCTGCCGCCGGAAATCGAAGACGTCGATATCACACGTCGAAACAATACGCTCATTATCAGCGCAGTTCCGGCCGACGACAGCATCAGCAAGTACACGCCGACCGCACAGCTCAAGGCCAGCGTCACCGAGAACCGGGTCTACGAGGAAGACCCGGAGGAACAGGAGGGGGCGGGACCACCGACCGGCCGACCCAACGGCGGCACACCGCAGTGGGGGGCGTTCGAAGAAGAGGAAGAGGAAATCGAGTCCGAACTCGTCGAGTACGCCTGCTTCAAGGGCGACCGCGAGACCGTGCTCCAGAACACTGCGCTCCAGTTCCCGATGTTCCAGGTTCTCTGTGAGGTCGCCCTGAACGCGGAGAAGGGCGCGCTCACCGCAATCGCGGCCGTCGACGAGGAACTCGAAGCCTTCCGCATCGTCGACGGCGAGCGACAGGCCGCGTCCATCACCGTCACCGAGGACCCCACCGACGACGAGGGCGTCGACGGGGTCAACTGGCGCGACAACAAGTTCATCAGCGACTGA
- a CDS encoding phosphoadenosine phosphosulfate reductase family protein gives MSTNAEFPEYLDVNYDEGDGEEPADYPSIEEKIEKAIEVTRQGLEQYENPVVMWTGGKDSTLTLYFIKEVAEQFDLEVPPAVFIDHFQHFDEIHGFVDHWADEWDLEVIYAQNDDVGDYVEEHGLEPGDDIPIEDLSEHNQHHVRNILEYEEDTFPFLLDTYVGNHLLKTVALNATLEEYDVDGVISGVRWDEQEARADETFFSPRHDPDIYPPHDRIQPILQFAEPDVWETFWGFVVPETVEGYPDDGYVPTGADDLPNDLTQDDIPVSPKYFAGFRSLGSEISTDKSAEEPAWLQDMANTTERAGRAQDKEDLMERLRDLGYM, from the coding sequence ATGTCGACCAACGCCGAGTTCCCAGAGTACCTGGACGTCAACTACGATGAGGGGGACGGCGAGGAGCCGGCCGACTACCCCAGTATCGAGGAGAAAATCGAGAAGGCTATCGAGGTCACCCGACAGGGCCTCGAACAGTACGAGAACCCTGTCGTGATGTGGACCGGCGGGAAGGACTCGACGCTCACGCTGTACTTCATCAAGGAGGTCGCCGAGCAGTTCGACCTCGAAGTGCCGCCGGCCGTCTTCATCGACCACTTCCAGCACTTCGACGAGATTCACGGCTTCGTCGACCACTGGGCCGACGAGTGGGACCTGGAGGTCATCTACGCACAGAACGACGACGTCGGCGACTACGTCGAGGAACACGGCCTCGAACCCGGCGACGACATCCCCATCGAGGACCTCTCGGAGCACAACCAGCACCACGTCCGCAACATCCTCGAATACGAGGAGGACACCTTCCCGTTCCTGCTCGATACCTACGTGGGCAACCACCTGCTGAAGACCGTCGCGCTCAACGCCACGCTGGAGGAGTACGACGTCGACGGCGTCATCTCCGGCGTCCGCTGGGACGAACAGGAGGCCCGCGCCGACGAGACCTTCTTCTCGCCGCGCCACGACCCCGACATCTACCCCCCGCACGACCGCATCCAGCCCATCCTCCAGTTCGCCGAACCCGATGTCTGGGAGACCTTCTGGGGCTTCGTCGTGCCCGAGACGGTCGAGGGCTACCCCGACGACGGCTACGTCCCGACCGGTGCCGACGACCTGCCCAACGACCTCACCCAGGACGACATCCCGGTCAGCCCGAAGTACTTCGCCGGGTTCCGCTCGCTGGGTAGTGAGATTTCGACCGACAAGTCCGCCGAGGAGCCCGCCTGGCTCCAGGACATGGCCAACACGACCGAGCGCGCCGGCCGCGCCCAGGACAAAGAGGACCTGATGGAGCGCCTGCGCGACCTCGGGTATATGTAG
- a CDS encoding winged helix-turn-helix domain-containing protein has product MDFDKLVHQPTRLQIFAYLYRHGETRFPDLTEALDVTEGNLSSHLQKMEDAGAVRVEKQFVDRKPQTTYELTDEGREKFEDHIGTLEALIDQIEE; this is encoded by the coding sequence ATGGACTTCGACAAACTCGTCCACCAGCCGACGCGGCTGCAAATCTTCGCCTACCTCTACCGGCACGGCGAGACCCGCTTCCCCGACCTGACCGAGGCACTGGACGTCACGGAGGGCAACCTCTCCAGCCACCTCCAGAAGATGGAAGATGCCGGTGCCGTCCGCGTCGAGAAACAGTTCGTGGACCGGAAGCCGCAGACGACTTACGAACTCACCGACGAGGGCCGCGAGAAGTTCGAGGACCACATCGGCACGCTGGAGGCGCTCATCGACCAGATAGAGGAGTAG